From one Paenibacillus sp. FSL K6-1330 genomic stretch:
- a CDS encoding TerB N-terminal domain-containing protein, which produces MKNDKPNNDNHIEHIRHTTLVNDQGIRFAEFELAGDEQDVSLPDKPSDHQGQEPVDSAARAKESLIVKPQEPLDMNWGEDFRYVTKEQQFVQKARELAWHVEGEAPFVAFKSYWPTYDQMASDQFKWYFYWREEVRSGRYPDTDLSYLFVYFYELIHGVGWSDPLQGYALMEQAWTAYRKRYAKLDTYLREWLYDFMIVHGLDMPIRETYQRFPRVLSAELKEKEWKRRFSLQPVELSWELLLDLLDYDVEKSRFYQENGRKDLEQYAPKVIALVDSYLAKMKGQRFIDRFQPRPRQVKRHLFRSAVYDHGLYGRNVVLTVVSLSEYAPLRSYITGLVRLTENKLRELRGFKGRLRGQDAVEPEVEEIVTRYLKKEVQEQLEAQRKQAIPEVQIDTGKLHRLQRESDQVRDMLLTEEAGQQAEVINSQPVPESAPSVGASPGHSEDAGTSTNMASPSKGRSSRKSAAKKPDVFQAVMDFDADPYEPGAIEVREQLDDADVIVRSVNTEQSESEVTNGRSMEPSGNTDDRSMQSMGPLDEHSSEAGGIHVIDPHVVDEEAFTMMPTVGEQSWQWEVEDEEWQELAERLNPIHLEVLHALKAGPNRPGLQQIAEKAGSMPALLLDEINEAAMDTIGDLLIDGEAITDDYIDMLETLKSV; this is translated from the coding sequence ATGAAAAACGATAAGCCTAACAACGACAATCACATAGAACATATAAGACATACTACGCTCGTGAATGACCAAGGGATTCGTTTTGCTGAATTTGAGCTGGCCGGCGACGAGCAGGACGTCTCGTTACCGGACAAGCCATCAGATCATCAGGGGCAGGAACCCGTTGATTCTGCTGCCAGAGCGAAGGAATCCCTGATTGTGAAGCCGCAGGAGCCGCTGGATATGAATTGGGGCGAGGACTTCCGCTACGTGACCAAGGAGCAGCAATTCGTGCAAAAGGCAAGGGAGCTCGCATGGCATGTAGAGGGAGAGGCCCCTTTTGTAGCTTTCAAAAGCTATTGGCCGACCTACGACCAGATGGCCAGCGACCAGTTCAAATGGTATTTTTACTGGCGGGAGGAAGTAAGGTCCGGGCGGTACCCGGATACGGACTTATCCTATTTGTTTGTCTATTTTTACGAGCTGATCCATGGCGTGGGCTGGAGCGATCCCCTGCAGGGCTATGCATTGATGGAGCAGGCGTGGACGGCCTACCGGAAGCGTTATGCCAAGCTGGATACGTACCTGCGGGAGTGGCTATATGATTTTATGATCGTGCATGGTCTGGATATGCCGATCCGGGAAACGTATCAGCGCTTCCCGCGCGTCTTGTCCGCTGAGCTGAAGGAGAAGGAATGGAAGCGTCGGTTCTCTCTCCAGCCCGTGGAGCTATCATGGGAGCTGCTGCTGGATTTGCTGGATTATGACGTGGAGAAGAGCCGTTTTTACCAGGAGAATGGCCGCAAGGACCTGGAACAGTACGCCCCGAAGGTGATTGCACTCGTGGACAGTTACTTAGCCAAAATGAAGGGGCAGCGCTTCATCGACCGCTTTCAGCCACGGCCCCGGCAGGTGAAACGGCATTTATTCCGCAGCGCGGTGTACGATCATGGGTTATACGGGCGAAACGTCGTGCTGACGGTGGTATCCTTAAGCGAGTACGCTCCTCTGCGCTCCTATATAACGGGGCTGGTTCGCTTGACCGAGAATAAGCTGCGGGAATTGAGAGGCTTTAAGGGACGGCTGCGCGGCCAGGATGCGGTTGAGCCCGAAGTGGAAGAGATCGTCACCCGTTATCTGAAAAAAGAGGTTCAGGAGCAGCTGGAGGCTCAGCGCAAACAGGCGATACCGGAGGTTCAGATCGACACAGGGAAGCTGCACAGATTACAGCGGGAGTCGGACCAGGTCCGCGACATGCTGCTTACGGAGGAAGCCGGGCAGCAGGCTGAGGTGATCAACAGCCAGCCGGTACCGGAGTCTGCTCCGTCAGTTGGAGCCTCTCCAGGCCACTCCGAAGATGCGGGAACAAGCACTAACATGGCTTCGCCTTCCAAAGGCCGTTCCTCCCGAAAATCGGCGGCGAAGAAACCGGACGTGTTCCAAGCTGTGATGGATTTTGATGCGGACCCTTATGAGCCGGGCGCCATAGAGGTGCGTGAACAGCTTGACGATGCAGATGTCATCGTTCGTTCCGTGAACACGGAGCAATCAGAATCAGAAGTAACTAACGGAAGGTCTATGGAGCCATCAGGGAACACTGATGATCGCTCAATGCAATCCATGGGCCCTCTAGATGAACATTCATCTGAGGCTGGGGGTATCCATGTTATAGACCCGCACGTCGTAGATGAAGAGGCCTTTACAATGATGCCTACAGTAGGAGAGCAGTCGTGGCAATGGGAGGTAGAGGATGAGGAATGGCAGGAGCTCGCAGAGCGTCTTAATCCCATCCACCTGGAAGTTCTCCACGCCCTCAAGGCGGGACCGAACCGGCCGGGGCTGCAGCAAATTGCGGAGAAGGCCGGTTCTATGCCGGCGTTATTGCTCGATGAGATCAATGAGGCCGCGATGGATACCATCGGTGATCTTCTGATCGATGGTGAGGCCATTACGGATGATTATATAGATATGCTGGAAACATTGAAGTCCGTATAA
- a CDS encoding ATP-binding protein, with the protein MTKLKIPKRLTTALVNSLTAGVVPRVGLEFIAVGRKPEVESILRDMDNIAEGGAAFRLITGRYGSGKSFLLQIIRNYAMDRDFVVADADLSPERRLVGTKGQGLATYRELMTHLSTRTRPDGGALEAILQKWIAGIQQDIMQETGMRPDDPALNDRVELQIYAVTNGMQNLVHGFDFAKVLAAYWNGYKLGDDDRKGAALRWLRGEVPTKTEARKDLSVGVIIDDDNWYEYMKLWSEFTAAIGYKGLLLFIDEGVNLYKITNSVSRQSNYEKLLTMFNDTMQGKAEHLGIYMGGTPQFVEDERRGLFSYDALRSRLIDGRYGSGSLKTYTSPILKLDMLSYEEILILLQKLRDIHALHFKYEAQLTDDQLIAFMQTAVNRLGAEELLTTREVVRDFMDLLHTLHQHPEATFEELLGERAAVLPQGKGANDTNSDDLDDLLAEFEL; encoded by the coding sequence ATGACGAAACTAAAAATACCGAAACGGCTCACAACGGCCCTCGTAAACTCTTTAACGGCAGGGGTTGTGCCGCGGGTGGGGCTTGAGTTCATCGCCGTCGGCCGGAAGCCGGAGGTGGAGTCGATCCTGCGCGATATGGATAATATCGCCGAGGGCGGCGCTGCTTTCCGCCTGATTACGGGCCGTTACGGAAGCGGCAAAAGCTTCCTGCTCCAGATCATCCGCAATTACGCGATGGACCGCGATTTCGTGGTGGCGGATGCGGATCTTTCGCCGGAGCGGCGGCTGGTAGGTACGAAAGGGCAAGGGCTTGCCACTTACCGTGAGCTGATGACCCATCTGTCCACGAGGACGCGTCCGGACGGGGGCGCGCTGGAGGCCATTTTGCAGAAATGGATCGCCGGGATCCAGCAGGACATCATGCAGGAGACGGGTATGCGCCCGGATGATCCTGCCCTGAACGATCGGGTGGAGCTGCAGATCTATGCGGTGACCAACGGCATGCAGAATCTGGTGCACGGGTTTGATTTTGCGAAGGTGCTGGCTGCTTACTGGAACGGCTATAAGCTTGGTGACGATGACCGCAAAGGGGCAGCGCTGCGCTGGCTCCGCGGGGAAGTCCCGACGAAGACGGAGGCGCGCAAGGACCTTAGCGTTGGGGTCATTATCGATGACGACAACTGGTACGAGTATATGAAGCTGTGGTCGGAATTCACGGCTGCCATCGGTTATAAGGGATTGCTGCTGTTCATAGACGAAGGGGTGAACCTCTACAAAATCACCAACAGCGTGTCCCGCCAGAGCAACTACGAGAAGCTGCTGACCATGTTCAACGACACGATGCAGGGCAAAGCGGAGCATTTGGGCATCTATATGGGCGGAACGCCGCAGTTTGTCGAGGATGAGCGACGGGGACTGTTCAGTTATGACGCGCTGCGCTCCCGCCTGATTGACGGGCGTTACGGCAGTGGTTCGCTGAAAACCTACACCTCGCCCATTTTGAAGCTGGACATGCTGTCGTATGAGGAGATTTTGATCCTCCTGCAAAAGCTGCGGGATATTCACGCTCTGCACTTCAAATATGAAGCGCAGTTAACGGATGATCAGCTGATCGCGTTCATGCAGACGGCCGTGAATCGGCTGGGAGCTGAGGAGCTGCTTACCACCCGCGAGGTGGTGCGGGATTTCATGGATCTGCTGCATACGCTGCATCAACATCCGGAGGCCACGTTTGAGGAGCTGTTAGGCGAGCGTGCCGCAGTGCTGCCGCAAGGCAAAGGGGCCAATGATACCAATTCGGATGATCTGGACGATCTGCTGGCGGAGTTTGAGTTATGA